Proteins from a genomic interval of Lelliottia amnigena:
- the potA_2 gene encoding ABC transporter: MTYAVEFSDVSRFYGDVRAVDGVTIGIRDGEFFSMLGPSGSGKTTCLRLIAGFEQLSGGAIKIFGKEASELPPWERDVNTVFQDYALFPHMSIIENVAYGLMVKGVDKKQRQIQAREALEKVGLGFAEKRKPSQLSGGQRQRVAIARALVNEPRVLLLDEPLGALDLKLREQMQFELKKLQQELGITFIFVTHDQGEALSMSDRVAVFNNGRIEQVDTPRELYMRPRTPFVASFVGTSNVFDSAVARQICGMEGMYSLRPEHIRLNESGEVQVQGIVQAVQYQGAATRFELRLTDGAKTAGESGQLERR, encoded by the coding sequence ATGACGTACGCAGTAGAGTTTAGCGATGTGTCCCGTTTTTACGGTGATGTACGGGCGGTGGATGGTGTCACCATCGGCATTCGTGACGGCGAGTTCTTCTCCATGCTGGGGCCTTCGGGCTCCGGTAAAACCACCTGTTTGCGGCTGATTGCCGGTTTTGAACAGCTCAGTGGCGGGGCGATCAAAATCTTTGGCAAAGAGGCAAGCGAGCTCCCGCCGTGGGAGCGCGACGTTAACACGGTGTTTCAGGATTACGCGCTGTTCCCGCATATGTCGATAATCGAAAACGTGGCTTACGGCTTGATGGTGAAAGGCGTCGATAAAAAGCAGCGTCAGATTCAGGCTCGCGAGGCGCTTGAAAAGGTCGGTTTAGGTTTTGCCGAAAAACGCAAACCCTCTCAGCTCTCGGGTGGTCAGCGTCAGCGCGTCGCGATTGCGCGTGCGCTGGTGAATGAACCTCGGGTGCTTTTGCTTGATGAGCCGCTTGGCGCGTTGGATTTGAAACTGCGCGAGCAAATGCAGTTTGAGCTGAAAAAGCTCCAGCAGGAGCTGGGCATCACGTTTATTTTCGTCACCCACGATCAGGGTGAAGCACTGTCGATGTCCGATCGCGTCGCCGTATTCAATAACGGCCGCATTGAACAGGTCGATACCCCGCGTGAACTGTATATGCGCCCGCGCACGCCCTTTGTCGCCAGTTTTGTCGGCACCTCTAACGTTTTTGATAGCGCTGTTGCGCGCCAGATTTGCGGCATGGAAGGCATGTATTCGCTGCGCCCTGAACATATTCGTCTCAATGAGAGCGGTGAAGTCCAGGTACAGGGCATCGTGCAGGCGGTGCAGTACCAGGGGGCAGCAACCCGTTTTGAGCTGCGCCTGACGGATGGCGCAAAAACTGCTGGTGAGTCAGGCCAACTTGAGCGGCGCTGA
- the potF_2 gene encoding putative spermidine/putrescine transport system substrate-binding protein, with the protein MSIKFARSSLCALGMTIMTVQAAEPPKEIGKGEGRLDIIAWPGYIERGQTDKNYDWVTQFEKETGCAVNVKTAATSDEMVSLMAKGGYDLVTASGDASLRLIMGKRVQPINPDLIPNWKTLDPRLVKGEWFNVDGKVYGTPYQWGPNLLMYNTKTFPTPPDSWAVVFKEQNLPDGKSNKGRVQAYDGPIYIADAALFVKATQPELGITDPYQLTEAQYAAVLKVLRDQHALIHRYWHDTTVQMSDFKNEGVVASSAWPYQANALKADNQPVATVFPKEGVTGWADTTMLHAEAKHPMCAYKWMNWSLTPKLQGDLAAWFGSLPVVAEGCKASTLLGDKGCETNGYNYFDKIMFWKTPIAEGGKFVPYSRWTQDYIAIMGGR; encoded by the coding sequence ATGAGCATAAAATTTGCCCGCAGCAGCCTGTGTGCGCTCGGCATGACGATCATGACCGTGCAAGCCGCAGAGCCACCGAAAGAGATCGGTAAAGGCGAGGGAAGACTGGATATCATCGCCTGGCCGGGATACATCGAACGTGGTCAGACGGATAAAAACTACGACTGGGTCACGCAGTTTGAAAAAGAGACCGGTTGTGCGGTGAATGTGAAAACGGCCGCGACCTCCGATGAAATGGTCAGCCTGATGGCAAAGGGCGGTTATGACCTGGTCACGGCCTCCGGTGATGCCTCATTGCGCCTGATTATGGGTAAACGCGTTCAGCCCATTAACCCCGATTTGATCCCTAACTGGAAAACGCTCGATCCCCGCCTCGTTAAAGGCGAGTGGTTTAACGTCGACGGAAAAGTCTACGGAACGCCTTATCAGTGGGGACCCAACCTGCTGATGTACAACACCAAAACCTTCCCGACACCGCCTGATAGCTGGGCCGTTGTTTTTAAAGAGCAAAATCTTCCGGACGGAAAATCCAACAAAGGGCGCGTTCAGGCTTATGACGGGCCGATTTACATCGCCGATGCCGCGCTGTTTGTGAAAGCCACGCAGCCAGAATTAGGCATTACCGACCCGTACCAGCTCACTGAAGCGCAATACGCGGCGGTACTGAAAGTGCTGCGCGATCAGCACGCGCTGATTCACCGCTACTGGCACGACACCACCGTGCAGATGAGCGACTTCAAAAATGAGGGTGTGGTGGCATCAAGCGCGTGGCCCTATCAGGCCAATGCCCTGAAGGCGGACAATCAGCCCGTGGCGACCGTTTTTCCGAAAGAGGGCGTAACCGGCTGGGCAGACACCACCATGCTGCACGCAGAGGCCAAACATCCGATGTGCGCTTATAAGTGGATGAACTGGTCGCTCACGCCAAAACTTCAGGGCGATCTGGCCGCCTGGTTTGGCTCTCTGCCGGTTGTGGCCGAAGGCTGCAAAGCCAGTACATTGCTGGGTGATAAAGGCTGCGAAACCAACGGCTATAACTATTTCGACAAAATCATGTTCTGGAAAACGCCGATCGCGGAAGGCGGAAAATTCGTGCCGTACAGCCGCTGGACGCAAGATTACATCGCCATTATGGGTGGCCGTTAA
- the hslJ gene encoding heat-inducible protein produces MKKFVAVGLFSLALSGCVNPGKASVQPEQLQGHRFMLESVNGVAVKPSAVPPEMSIGDKMAISGVMCNRFTGEGKLSEGELTVKTLAMTRKLCADPALNELDSTIGDMLRKGAQVDLTEDQLTLATAEQTLMFKRAD; encoded by the coding sequence ATGAAAAAGTTCGTTGCAGTAGGTCTGTTTTCGCTGGCACTGTCTGGCTGCGTGAATCCCGGTAAAGCCTCCGTTCAGCCGGAACAACTTCAGGGTCACCGATTTATGCTGGAGAGTGTCAACGGTGTTGCAGTCAAACCCAGCGCCGTACCGCCAGAAATGAGCATTGGCGATAAAATGGCGATTTCAGGTGTGATGTGCAACCGCTTTACCGGTGAAGGGAAATTGTCGGAAGGCGAACTCACAGTCAAAACGTTAGCGATGACGCGTAAGCTTTGCGCCGACCCTGCACTCAATGAACTGGACAGTACGATCGGCGATATGCTGCGCAAAGGCGCGCAGGTTGATCTGACAGAAGATCAGTTAACGCTGGCAACAGCAGAACAGACGTTAATGTTCAAACGTGCTGATTAA
- the ydcR_2 gene encoding transcriptional regulator, GntR family — translation MKKYQRLAQQIISQIELGVWLPGDKLPSLREQVASSGMSFMTVGHAYQTLESQGRIVARPQSGYYVAPRPVKQQPAPPAQVMRDEVVDINTYIFDVLQASRDPSVIPFASAFPDPRLFPLQQLNRSLANVSKTATAMSVIENLPPGNVDLRHAIARRYAQQGMNISPEEIVITAGALEALNLSLQAVTEPGDWVIVENPCFYGALQALERLKLKALSIATDVREGIDLNALEQALNDYPVKACWLMTNCQNPLGFTLSAQKKSQLVALLTKHNVTLIEDDVYSELYFGREKPLPAKAWDRHDMTLHCSSFSKCLVAGFRIGWVAAGKHARRIQQLQLMSTLSTSSPMQLALVDYLATKRYDAHLRRLRRTLAERKQQAWQSLLRHMPADVKIHHSDSGYFLWLELPAPLDAGKLSEQALAHHISIAPGKMFSTSDAWTPFFRFNTSWEWGEREEHAVIQLAHLINGMLK, via the coding sequence ATGAAAAAATACCAGCGCCTGGCGCAGCAAATCATTTCGCAAATCGAACTTGGCGTGTGGTTGCCAGGAGATAAACTGCCGTCGTTGCGTGAGCAAGTTGCCAGCAGCGGCATGAGTTTCATGACCGTGGGTCATGCGTATCAAACGCTGGAAAGCCAGGGGCGAATCGTTGCTCGCCCGCAGTCGGGGTACTATGTTGCCCCGCGGCCCGTTAAGCAGCAGCCTGCGCCTCCGGCGCAGGTGATGCGCGATGAAGTCGTTGACATCAACACCTATATTTTTGATGTTCTTCAGGCCAGTCGCGACCCTTCAGTCATTCCCTTTGCTTCTGCTTTTCCCGATCCGCGCCTTTTCCCGCTTCAGCAGCTTAATCGATCGCTTGCCAACGTCAGCAAAACCGCGACGGCAATGAGCGTGATTGAAAATCTGCCGCCGGGCAATGTCGATCTGCGCCATGCCATTGCGCGCCGTTACGCCCAGCAGGGCATGAACATTTCCCCCGAAGAGATCGTCATCACCGCCGGCGCACTGGAAGCGCTCAATCTGAGTTTGCAAGCGGTGACTGAGCCAGGCGACTGGGTGATCGTTGAAAACCCCTGTTTCTATGGTGCGCTTCAGGCGCTTGAACGCCTCAAGCTGAAAGCGTTGTCGATTGCCACTGACGTGCGTGAGGGGATTGATCTGAACGCCCTTGAACAGGCGCTAAACGATTATCCCGTTAAGGCCTGCTGGCTGATGACAAACTGTCAAAATCCGCTCGGTTTCACGCTCAGTGCGCAGAAAAAATCTCAGCTTGTCGCGTTGCTGACGAAGCACAACGTCACGCTTATTGAGGATGACGTCTACAGCGAGCTCTACTTTGGTCGCGAAAAGCCGCTGCCCGCAAAAGCGTGGGATCGCCATGACATGACGCTGCACTGCTCGTCGTTCTCCAAATGCCTGGTGGCGGGATTTCGCATTGGCTGGGTAGCAGCCGGGAAACATGCGCGTCGCATTCAGCAGTTACAGCTGATGAGCACGCTCTCGACCAGTTCACCGATGCAGCTTGCGCTGGTGGATTATCTTGCCACCAAGCGTTACGACGCCCATCTCCGTCGCTTGCGGCGCACGCTTGCCGAGCGCAAACAACAGGCGTGGCAATCGCTTTTGCGCCATATGCCTGCCGACGTCAAAATTCATCACAGCGACAGCGGCTATTTTTTGTGGCTGGAATTGCCCGCGCCGTTAGACGCCGGGAAATTAAGTGAGCAGGCGCTGGCGCACCATATCAGCATTGCGCCGGGCAAAATGTTTTCAACCTCAGATGCCTGGACACCCTTTTTCCGTTTTAATACGTCCTGGGAATGGGGTGAGCGTGAAGAACACGCCGTCATCCAGCTGGCGCACTTAATTAACGGTATGCTGAAATAA
- the porB gene encoding Pyruvate-flavodoxin oxidoreductase has protein sequence MPHLIFVKTVTAAMLAGLGDALPVSALPPDGTWPVGTTRWEKRNIAEAIPIWKEELCTQCNHCVAACPHSAIRAKVVSPDEMENAPSSLHSLDVKSRDMRGQKYVLQVAPEDCTGCNLCVEVCPAKDRQNPEIKAINMMSRLEHVEEEKVNYDFFLDLPEIDRSKLERIDIRTSQLITPLFEYSGACSGCGETPYIKLLTQLYGDRMLIANATGCSSIYGGNLPSTPYTTDANGRGPAWANSLFEDNAEFGLGFRLTVDQHRARVMRLLEQFADKIPEALNTALHSDATPEVRRDQVAELRQHLAGVEGAEQLLTDADALVEKSIWLIGGDGWAYDIGFGGLDHVLSLTENVNILVLDTQCYSNTGGQASKATPLGAVTKFGEHGKRKARKDLGVSMMMYGHVYVAQISLGAQLNQTVKAIQEAEAYPGPSLIIAYSPCEEHGYDLALSHDQMRQLTATGFWPLYRFDPRRADEGKLPLALDSRPPSDALAETLLQEQRFRRLNAQQPEVAEQLWKDAAADLQKRYDFLAQMAGKTEKSASE, from the coding sequence ATGCCGCACCTGATTTTTGTGAAGACAGTGACTGCGGCGATGCTGGCGGGACTGGGCGATGCCCTGCCCGTTTCTGCGCTGCCACCAGATGGCACCTGGCCGGTTGGAACGACGCGCTGGGAAAAACGCAATATCGCTGAAGCGATCCCCATCTGGAAAGAGGAGCTTTGCACCCAGTGTAACCACTGCGTTGCGGCCTGCCCGCACTCAGCTATTCGCGCCAAAGTTGTTTCGCCAGACGAGATGGAAAACGCCCCTTCCAGCCTGCATTCACTCGATGTGAAATCCCGGGATATGCGTGGACAAAAATACGTCCTGCAGGTCGCACCGGAAGACTGCACCGGCTGTAATTTGTGTGTCGAAGTGTGCCCGGCCAAAGATCGTCAAAATCCAGAGATTAAAGCCATCAATATGATGTCGCGCCTGGAACATGTGGAAGAAGAAAAAGTGAATTACGATTTCTTCCTCGACCTGCCGGAAATAGATCGTAGCAAGCTGGAACGTATTGATATCCGTACGTCGCAGCTCATTACGCCGTTATTTGAATATTCCGGAGCCTGCTCGGGCTGCGGCGAAACACCTTATATTAAGTTGCTCACCCAACTGTATGGCGACCGCATGCTAATCGCTAACGCCACCGGATGTTCCTCTATTTACGGCGGCAATTTACCTTCTACGCCATATACCACCGATGCCAATGGCCGTGGTCCGGCATGGGCGAACTCGCTGTTTGAAGATAACGCAGAGTTTGGTTTGGGCTTTCGTTTGACGGTCGATCAGCATCGCGCTCGCGTCATGCGTTTGCTGGAGCAGTTTGCCGATAAGATCCCAGAGGCGCTGAACACCGCGCTGCACAGCGACGCCACGCCTGAAGTCCGTCGTGACCAAGTCGCCGAACTGCGACAACATCTGGCTGGCGTCGAGGGCGCTGAACAGCTCTTAACCGACGCCGACGCGCTGGTGGAGAAATCAATCTGGCTGATTGGCGGTGATGGCTGGGCCTACGATATCGGCTTTGGTGGTCTGGATCATGTTCTGAGTCTGACCGAAAACGTCAATATTCTGGTGCTTGATACGCAGTGTTATTCCAATACGGGCGGACAAGCGTCCAAAGCAACGCCGCTGGGCGCAGTGACCAAATTTGGCGAACACGGCAAACGCAAAGCGCGCAAAGATTTGGGTGTAAGCATGATGATGTACGGCCATGTTTATGTTGCGCAGATTTCACTGGGCGCGCAGCTTAATCAGACCGTGAAAGCCATTCAGGAAGCGGAAGCGTATCCAGGCCCTTCTCTGATTATTGCCTACAGTCCTTGCGAAGAGCACGGTTACGATCTGGCGCTGAGCCACGATCAGATGCGCCAGCTCACCGCCACAGGCTTCTGGCCGCTGTATCGCTTCGACCCGCGCCGTGCGGATGAAGGCAAACTGCCGCTGGCGCTGGACTCACGTCCGCCATCAGATGCACTTGCCGAAACCTTGCTCCAGGAACAGCGTTTCCGTCGACTGAATGCTCAGCAGCCTGAGGTGGCCGAGCAGCTTTGGAAAGATGCGGCGGCGGATCTGCAAAAACGCTACGACTTCCTGGCGCAGATGGCCGGAAAAACAGAAAAATCCGCAAGCGAGTAA
- a CDS encoding KTSC domain protein yields MVHHPVRSSRIASIAYDERSATLEIRFIDRRTLQYQRVPARIYNDFLQVVSKGRFYDGVVKGKFTEVNV; encoded by the coding sequence ATGGTCCATCACCCGGTTAGATCGTCTCGTATTGCCTCTATTGCCTACGATGAGCGTAGCGCTACGCTTGAGATTCGCTTTATCGATCGCCGGACGCTTCAATATCAGCGTGTGCCAGCCCGAATCTATAACGACTTTTTGCAGGTGGTGTCCAAAGGGCGATTCTACGACGGTGTGGTTAAAGGAAAGTTTACCGAAGTTAACGTGTAG
- a CDS encoding Protein of uncharacterised function (DUF2474)., producing MQQPVWKRLMWLVILWGGSVLALAAVGMIFRVLMTAAGFKSH from the coding sequence ATGCAACAACCTGTCTGGAAACGCCTGATGTGGCTGGTCATTCTCTGGGGCGGCAGCGTGCTGGCTCTGGCTGCGGTGGGTATGATCTTCCGCGTGCTGATGACTGCCGCAGGTTTTAAATCGCATTAA
- a CDS encoding cold-shock protein, producing the protein MISYIHFRCPCCHGSQYRTSIFDVSEKNPHGAKCIFCKSSMVTLDHLAAAMHTQQASLDYRK; encoded by the coding sequence ATGATTTCTTATATCCATTTCCGTTGTCCGTGCTGTCACGGCTCGCAATACCGCACCTCAATTTTTGACGTGTCAGAAAAAAATCCACATGGCGCGAAATGCATTTTCTGCAAATCGTCTATGGTGACGTTGGATCATTTAGCTGCGGCGATGCATACCCAACAGGCGTCACTGGATTATCGCAAGTAA
- the cydA_2 gene encoding cytochrome d ubiquinol oxidase subunit 1, with translation MFGLDAFHLARIQFAFTVSFHIIFPAITIGLASYLAVLEGLWLKTKNPVWRSLYHFWSKVFAVNFGMGVVSGLVMAYQFGTNWSGFSQFAGSITGPLLTYEVLTAFFLEAGFLGVMLFGWNKVGPGLHFFSTCMVALGTIISTFWILASNSWMQTPQGYEIVNGVVVPVDWFAVVFNPSFPYRLLHMSIAAFLSSALFVGASAAWHLLRGNNTPAIRHMFSMALWMTLIVAPIQAMVGDMHGLNTLKHQPAKIAAIEGHWENPPGEPTPLLLFGWPDMEQERTRYGLEIPALGSLILTHSLDKQVPALKDFPKEDRPNSTIVFWSFRIMAGLGMLMLLLGAVALWLRYKQRVYTSRPFLWFALLMGPSGLIAILAGWVTTEVGRQPWVVYGLQRTKDAVSAHGDLHMSVSLLAFFVVYTSVFGVGYSYMVRLIKKGPQEDETFATEHDGRPARPLSAASTEFVTKEKP, from the coding sequence ATGTTTGGTTTAGATGCTTTTCATTTAGCGCGAATACAGTTTGCGTTTACCGTATCGTTTCACATTATTTTCCCGGCGATCACCATTGGTCTTGCCAGCTATCTGGCCGTACTGGAAGGTCTTTGGTTAAAAACCAAAAATCCGGTATGGCGATCGCTCTACCACTTCTGGTCAAAAGTTTTTGCCGTCAACTTTGGGATGGGCGTGGTGTCCGGGCTGGTGATGGCCTATCAGTTCGGTACCAACTGGAGCGGATTTTCACAGTTCGCGGGCAGCATTACCGGCCCGCTGCTCACGTATGAAGTGTTAACCGCATTCTTCCTCGAAGCAGGATTCCTGGGCGTGATGCTGTTTGGCTGGAATAAAGTCGGTCCTGGACTGCATTTCTTCTCGACCTGCATGGTGGCGCTGGGAACGATAATATCTACCTTCTGGATCCTGGCGTCGAACAGCTGGATGCAAACCCCGCAGGGCTATGAAATCGTCAACGGTGTCGTGGTGCCGGTGGACTGGTTTGCCGTGGTGTTCAACCCCTCGTTCCCCTATCGACTACTGCACATGTCCATCGCGGCGTTTTTGAGCAGCGCGCTGTTTGTCGGTGCATCGGCGGCCTGGCATTTGTTACGCGGTAACAACACGCCCGCCATTCGGCATATGTTTTCGATGGCTTTGTGGATGACGCTGATTGTCGCGCCCATCCAGGCGATGGTCGGCGATATGCACGGCCTGAACACCTTAAAACACCAGCCGGCCAAAATTGCGGCCATCGAAGGCCACTGGGAAAATCCCCCTGGCGAACCCACGCCGCTGCTGCTGTTTGGCTGGCCTGATATGGAACAGGAACGCACTCGCTATGGCCTGGAAATCCCCGCGCTTGGTAGCCTGATCCTGACGCACAGTCTGGACAAGCAGGTTCCGGCGCTCAAGGATTTCCCAAAAGAAGATCGCCCCAATTCCACCATCGTTTTCTGGTCATTCCGCATTATGGCGGGGCTCGGAATGTTGATGCTGTTGCTGGGCGCTGTCGCATTATGGCTGCGTTATAAACAGCGTGTTTATACCTCTCGTCCGTTCCTGTGGTTTGCCCTGCTGATGGGTCCTTCTGGGCTTATCGCGATTCTGGCCGGCTGGGTAACGACCGAAGTGGGCCGCCAACCGTGGGTGGTTTACGGACTGCAACGCACCAAAGACGCGGTCTCTGCGCATGGCGATTTGCATATGAGTGTGAGCCTGCTGGCCTTTTTCGTGGTGTACACCTCGGTGTTTGGCGTGGGTTACAGCTATATGGTGCGTCTTATCAAGAAAGGCCCGCAGGAAGATGAAACGTTTGCCACCGAGCATGATGGCCGTCCCGCGCGTCCGCTGTCTGCCGCCAGTACAGAATTTGTAACTAAGGAGAAACCATAA
- the appB gene encoding cytochrome d ubiquinol oxidase, subunit II → MGLDLSVIWFVIIVFATLMYIVMDGFDLGIGILFPTTQDADDRDVMVNSVAPVWDGNETWLVLGGAALFGAFPLAYAVIIDALTIPLTLMLIGLIFRGVAFEFRFKATPAHRPFWDKAFIGGSILATFSQGVVVGAVINGFSVTGRAYSGGPFDWFTLFNLFCGVGLTVAYALLGATWLVMKSENPLQARMRRVSKRLLLALLGIIAVISLWTPVAHQSIADRWFSVPNLYFLMPVPLLVLVLSGGLWKTLNNANSHNTPFVLTLGLIFLGFSGLGISIWPYIIPPSITLWQAAAPPQSQGFMLVGALLIIPIILVYTFWSYYVFRGKVQHGEGYH, encoded by the coding sequence ATGGGGCTCGACCTTTCCGTTATTTGGTTCGTGATCATCGTATTCGCCACGCTGATGTATATCGTGATGGACGGTTTCGATTTAGGGATCGGTATTTTGTTCCCTACTACGCAGGACGCGGATGACCGCGACGTGATGGTCAACAGCGTCGCCCCCGTCTGGGACGGGAACGAAACCTGGCTGGTGCTGGGCGGCGCAGCGTTGTTCGGCGCATTTCCGCTGGCCTATGCGGTGATTATCGACGCCCTCACCATTCCGCTGACCCTGATGCTGATTGGCCTGATATTCCGCGGCGTCGCCTTCGAGTTTCGCTTTAAAGCGACACCCGCGCATCGGCCCTTCTGGGATAAAGCGTTTATTGGCGGCTCGATTCTCGCCACCTTTAGCCAGGGCGTGGTTGTCGGTGCGGTCATTAATGGTTTCTCCGTCACGGGACGCGCTTACAGCGGCGGGCCATTTGACTGGTTTACGCTGTTCAACCTGTTCTGCGGCGTGGGATTGACGGTCGCTTACGCCCTGTTGGGTGCCACCTGGCTGGTGATGAAAAGTGAAAACCCGCTGCAGGCCAGAATGCGTCGAGTGTCAAAACGGCTCCTGCTGGCGCTTCTAGGGATCATCGCGGTCATCAGCCTGTGGACGCCGGTGGCGCATCAGAGTATTGCCGATCGCTGGTTTAGCGTGCCGAACCTGTACTTCTTGATGCCGGTTCCACTGCTGGTGCTCGTTCTGAGCGGCGGATTATGGAAAACCCTGAACAACGCGAACAGCCACAATACGCCGTTTGTACTCACGTTAGGGCTGATTTTCCTCGGGTTCAGCGGGCTGGGGATCAGCATTTGGCCGTATATCATTCCGCCGTCGATAACGCTGTGGCAAGCCGCTGCACCCCCGCAAAGCCAGGGCTTTATGCTGGTCGGGGCGCTGCTGATTATCCCTATCATCCTGGTCTATACATTCTGGAGCTATTACGTGTTCCGCGGCAAAGTTCAACATGGGGAGGGTTATCACTGA
- the porA gene encoding Pyruvate-flavodoxin oxidoreductase: protein MITIDGNGAAASVAFRTSEVIAIYPITPSSTMAEQADAWAGNGLKNVWGDVPRVVEMQSEAGAIGAVHGALQTGALSTSFTSSQGLLLMIPTLYKLAGQLTPFVLHVAARTVATHALSIFGDHSDVMAIRQTGCAMLCASNVQEAQDFALISHVATLKSRVPFIHFFDGFRTSHEINKIVPLADSTILELMPQAEIDAHRARALNPEHPVIRGTSANPDTYFQSREATNPWYNAVYDHVEQAMDDFSAATGRDYKPFEYYGHPQAERVIVLMGSAIGTCEEVVDELLSRGEKVGVLKVRLYRPFSAKHLLSVLPESVRSVAVLDRTKEPGAHAEPLYLDVMTALAEAFNSGEREMLPRVIGGRYGLSSKEFGPDCVMAVFNELNAAKPKPRFTVGIYDDVTNLSLPLPEEALPSKAKLEALFYGLGSDGSVSATKNNIKIIGNSTPWYAQGYFVYDSKKAGGLTVSHLRVSEQPIRSAYLVSQADFVGCHQLQFIDKYQMAERLKPGGIFLINTPYNADEVWSRLPREVQAVLNQKKVRLYTINAAKIARECGLAARINTVMQMAFFHLDPYSAG, encoded by the coding sequence ATGATCACTATTGACGGTAATGGCGCGGCCGCGTCCGTCGCGTTTCGCACCAGTGAAGTTATCGCCATTTACCCTATTACACCGAGTTCGACGATGGCGGAACAGGCAGATGCCTGGGCGGGCAACGGGCTTAAAAACGTCTGGGGTGATGTCCCTCGGGTCGTGGAAATGCAATCGGAAGCCGGCGCTATCGGCGCTGTACACGGCGCGTTGCAAACCGGCGCGCTGTCTACGTCGTTTACCTCTTCCCAGGGTTTGCTGTTAATGATCCCCACGCTGTATAAGCTGGCTGGACAGTTAACCCCGTTTGTTTTACACGTCGCCGCACGTACCGTGGCGACCCATGCCCTGTCGATTTTTGGCGATCACTCTGATGTGATGGCCATTCGTCAGACGGGCTGTGCGATGCTTTGCGCCAGCAACGTGCAGGAAGCGCAGGACTTTGCGTTGATTTCTCACGTGGCAACGCTCAAAAGCCGCGTGCCGTTTATTCATTTCTTTGACGGTTTCCGTACCTCGCACGAAATCAATAAAATCGTGCCGCTGGCTGACAGCACGATTCTTGAGTTGATGCCGCAGGCGGAAATTGATGCCCATCGCGCACGGGCGCTCAATCCAGAGCATCCGGTTATTCGCGGCACGTCAGCGAATCCGGATACCTATTTCCAGTCTCGCGAGGCAACAAATCCCTGGTATAACGCGGTTTACGACCACGTCGAACAGGCGATGGATGATTTCTCCGCCGCGACGGGACGTGACTACAAACCCTTTGAATATTACGGACATCCGCAGGCTGAGCGCGTTATCGTTCTCATGGGCTCCGCGATCGGCACGTGTGAAGAAGTGGTCGATGAACTGCTTTCTCGCGGCGAAAAAGTCGGTGTGTTGAAAGTGCGCCTGTATCGCCCATTCTCGGCGAAGCATTTGCTGTCCGTTCTGCCAGAAAGCGTGCGTTCTGTTGCCGTACTTGACCGCACCAAAGAGCCCGGCGCGCATGCGGAACCGCTGTATCTGGACGTCATGACGGCGCTGGCCGAGGCATTCAACAGCGGTGAACGCGAAATGCTGCCGCGTGTGATTGGCGGCCGCTATGGCCTTTCCTCAAAAGAATTTGGTCCCGACTGCGTGATGGCCGTATTCAACGAGCTAAACGCCGCGAAGCCAAAACCGCGCTTTACCGTCGGCATTTATGACGACGTCACAAACCTTTCTCTGCCGCTCCCTGAAGAGGCGTTGCCATCGAAAGCGAAGCTCGAAGCGCTATTTTATGGTCTGGGTAGCGACGGTAGCGTCTCGGCAACGAAGAACAACATCAAGATTATTGGTAACTCGACGCCGTGGTATGCGCAGGGGTATTTCGTTTATGACTCCAAAAAAGCAGGCGGTCTGACCGTTTCGCATCTGCGCGTCAGCGAGCAGCCGATCCGTTCGGCCTATCTGGTTTCGCAAGCCGATTTTGTCGGCTGCCATCAGCTGCAATTTATTGATAAATACCAGATGGCAGAGCGTCTGAAACCTGGCGGTATTTTCCTGATCAACACCCCGTACAACGCCGATGAAGTCTGGTCACGTTTACCGCGCGAAGTGCAAGCGGTACTAAATCAGAAAAAAGTCCGCCTTTACACCATCAATGCGGCAAAAATTGCCCGCGAATGTGGCCTGGCAGCACGTATTAATACCGTTATGCAGATGGCGTTTTTCCATCTGGACCCATATTCTGCCGGGTGA